From a region of the Babesia bovis T2Bo chromosome 1, whole genome shotgun sequence genome:
- a CDS encoding variant erythrocyte surface antigen-1 beta subunit, producing the protein MSQNTWTPYNSLTQAPTNLKEAIDWVLRVTGRDGKKNVKPAAPKAPANSEYGPHCLCFLAKAVKDLLYDARSPESPGPSPKRNWDDILLTEEQSIVHPVLTDLGLLSGGSTGAARDTCAGGTEVIKALIDQLAEGLQKWVGWQEEDQDGCCLKGTDGIGKKCTCSGGGGTCCSAGGSGTTCHECSQCGTSDSAATKCYQSAYKKEKALWTDLVNGTPGGGGSGSAGSASTVNTVQAAQDVHLLARIFLGSVCLIWSGLSHLGFLTGNGSGAETRWSQGELSKEATNLGSFMAAMGYDLERLNQGSGGKYCLGYSY; encoded by the exons ATGTCTCAGAATACCTGGACCCCTTACAACAGCCTTACCcaggctcccaccaacctgaaggaggccattgactgggtccttagggtaactggtagggatggtaagaagaatgtGAAACCAGCggcgccaaaggcgccaGCAAATTCCGAATATGGCCCCC ACTGCCTCTGTTTCCTCGCTAAAGCAGTAAAGGACCTCCTTTATGATGCCCGGTCCCCGGAGTCCCCTGGTCCCAGCCCTAAGAGGAACTGGGATGACATACTCCTAACAGAGGAACAGTCCATAGTACACCCAGTGCTCACTgacctgggactccttAGTGGTGGCAGCACTGGTGCTGCTAGGGATACCTGCGCCggtggcaccgaggtcataaaggcactgatagaccagttggcagAGGGtctacagaagtgggttgggtggcaggaagAGGATCAGGATGGgtgttgtcttaagggaaCAGATGGGATAGGAAAGAAGTGTACatgtagtggtggtggtggtacctGTTGTAGTGccggtggtagtggtactaccTGTCATGAGTGTAGTcagtgtggtaccagtgacAGCGCTGCCACTAAATGTTACCAGTCAGCCTACAAGAAGGAAAAGGCTCTATGGACTGACTTAGTCAATGGTACACCAg GTGGTGGAGGATCTGGATCGGCTGGTAGTGCTAGTACTGTCAACACCGTTCAAGCCGCCCAGG AtgtccacctcctggcccgtattttcctagggtcagtatgtctcatctggagtggactcagccatttggggttcctaactgGAAATGGGAGTGGCGCTGAGACGAGGTGGAGCCAGGGTGAACTGAGTAAGGAGGCTACTAatctcggctcattcatggctgccatgggctatgacctggagaggttgaatcaggggAGTGGaggtaagtactgcctagggtatTCATATTAA
- a CDS encoding variant erythrocyte surface antigen-1 alpha subunit has protein sequence MAASSAFTPKASLTKAPTNLKEAIDWVLRVTGRDGKSLDEKNGECICGLAAAVTDLLQSVELEYNGYQGDTNGAEKNKGANAETVKGHLNGLFSLVQGLGGTAVVRTYIDQLAQVLSALVGWSRIKECSSGMCGGKPHSGGGTDCEYLEDVQKNTPCDKCGCMKWVVTHPDREGTPLGRRCTRCSGDKKECKCDIGGDASCSADQECQCAKAGKCCKCCCKEKCGNCKKECSCDKGSSHVSDEYNKDSYMSAYPSRTVFTRQSFIHSERIDAKTRWNNVTSSPNRHHCARILLGSVCLIWSGLTYMYWTGKWAETSPRWNNHILDGSGLDDGTLSQWLQALGFPQAMLNNHGPGNRLDEVINSDFVQKFFMGYADTSNNSGSHGQDKDDNTFRNPAGLNIGGFIHAINKGAFGKTSNVFPKNGSSSSSTGTVPDQNKIGAIFKLYILSCAYFTGLQKKTPPKADNRNPKTIREILYWLSALPYSQAYPEILKHGKSALEKVSPKDKKLSFHQEGRWAPITVDEFNLFAHFQAVTQYCPLVLIGIQGGLHSTDTTTPAIHSLYANTECHFTYPTVSIQAYNQVVHYIRALFYQLYFLRKQCAVKVTCGGKWRECRYGQGVVSKGVISWMCLGCNPMEHDRKCRVDKVKGELKIVPKGKDPKDLPGALKEVLEKIGEVVVQLGNAQEALEEKKTEGIKGVIRTLGAAKGAVDTARTELEAAVKKVGLEDKLKEAKDALNKLTSGGGGILEKLLNEGLGKAEKDGKEVDPGKNAVSAAIHDIRKVVDALKKGVEALKSKEVEDAKFAIGDIVGSGVADTELENILQQGLSHEYTTLLQAIKKLISICNTAKCSACKDHANKCGQQGEKKTCDKCHQQYMDGFPSPLQAFLEDRLPGFSCQEVVNDEKEDPNYPPAASHLGHCGGSGQCCPLPMGFRGHFHKGSISDMTGHHHHLDSL, from the exons atggccgCCTCAAGCgctttcacgccgaaggcgtcccTGACAAaggctcccaccaacctgaaggaggccattgactgggtcctcagggtaactggtagggatggaAAGTCACTGGACGAGAAGAATGGTG aatgtatatgtggcctggcggcggcagtgactgacctactgcagtcagtagaactggagtacaatg GATATCAAGGAGATACTAATGGCGCTGAAAAGAACAAAGGTGCCAATGCTGAGACAGTCAAAGGCCACCTCAATGGACTattctccctagtccagggactaggtggtaccgCAGTGGTACGGacatatatagaccagttggcacaggtactcagtgcactcgttgggtggagtaggatAAAGGAGTGTAGTAGTGGCATGTGTGGTGGCAAACCTCATAGCGGTGGTGGCACTGACTGCGAGTATCTAGAGGATGTACAAAAGAATACGCCATGTGACAagtgtgggtgtatgaaatgggtaGTGACTCATCCGGACAGGGAAGGAACACCACTGGGAAGGAgatgtacaaggtgtagtggTGATAAGAAGGAGTGTAAGTGTGATATTGGTGGTGATGCCAGCTGTAGTGCTGACCAGGAGTGCCAATGCGCTAaagcaggcaaatgctgcaagtgttgttgtaaggaGAAGTGTGGGAACTGTAAGAAGGAGTGTAGTTGTGATAAGGGAAGCAGCCATGTCAGTGATGAATACAATAAAGACAGCTACATGTCAGCATACCCTAGTAGAACGGTCTTTACGAGACAGTCATTCATCCATTCCGAGAGAATTGATGCCAAAACACGTTGGAACAATGTTACAAGTAGTCCTAATCGTCATCACTGTGCTCGTATCCTCCTGggctcagtatgtctcatctggagtggacttacttatatgtattggacaggcAAGTGGGCCGAGACTAGCCCCcggtggaacaaccacatcctAGATGGTAGTGGCCTAGATGACGGTAccctatcccaatggctacaggccctagggttcCCCCAGGCTATGTTGAACAACCATGGTCCTGGAAATAGACTTGATGAGGTTATTAACAGTGACTTTGTGCAGAAGTTTTTCATGGGATACGCGGATACTAGTAACAACAGTGGTAGCCATGGCCAGGACAAGGATGATAACACCTTTAGGAATCCAGCTGGATTGAATATTGGTGGTTTCATTCACGCTATAAACAAAGGTGCATTTGGTAAGACCAGCAATGTCTTTCCTAAGAACGGAAGCTCTAGTTCTTCGACTGGGACTGTACCTGACCAAAACAAGATCGGTGCCATAttcaagctctacattctatcatgtgcctacttcactgggttacagaaaaagACTCCGCCAAAGGCGGACAATCGGAATCCTAAGACAATCCGTGAAATCCTCTAttggcttagtgcattgccctatagtcaggcataCCCAGAGATACTGAAGCATGGTAAGAGTGCACTAGAGAAGGTATCCCCTAAAGATAAAAAGCTTTCATTTCACCAAGAAGGCCGTTGGGCTCCCATTacagttgatgaattcaacctgtttgcccacttccaagcagttactcagtactgcccactggtcctcataggtatccaaggAGGATTGCATAGCACTGACACGACTACTCCCGCCATCCACTCCCTCTATGCCAACACTGAATGCcacttcacctatcccactgtgtccatccaagcatacaaccaggtggtacactacattagggctctgttctaccaatTGTacttcctaaggaagcagtgtgcaGTGAAGGTGACTTGCggaggcaaatggcgtgaatgtaggtatggcCAGGGGGTAGTCTCCAAGGGGGtcattagctggatgtgcctggggtgtaaccccatggagcatgataggaaatgtAGGGTTGATAAGGTAAAGGGGGAATTGAAAATAGTGCCCAAGGGGAAAGATCCGAAGGATCTCCCAGGGGCCCTAAAGGAAGTACTTGAGAAAATTGGTgaggtagtggtacaattgggtaatgcccaggaggcattggaagaaAAGAAGACAGAGGGGATTAAGGGGGTGATAAGGACATTAGGGGCGGCTAAGGGGGCAGTAGATACGGCTAGGACGGAACTAGAGGCGGCGGTGAAGAAGGTTGGGCTGGAAGATAAACTAAAGGAGGCTAAGGATGCACTAAACAAGCTGAcgagtggtggtggtggaaTACTAGAGAAGTTACTGAATGAGGGACTAGGGAAGGCCGAGAAAGATGGAAAAGAGGTTGATCCCGGTAAGAATGCAGTGAGTGCTGCTATCCATGATATACGGAAAGTAGTAGACGCATTGAAGAAGGGAGTCGAGGCGCTGAAATCGAAGGAGGTGGAAGATGCCAAGTTTGCGATTGGTGACATTGTTGGTTCAGGTGTGGCTGATACAGAACTGGAAAATATCCTTCAACAAGGACTATCCCACGAGTACACCACACTCCTCCAGGCCATCAAAAAGCTCATCTCCATTTGCAACACCGCAAAGTGCAGTGCATGTAAAGATCACGCCAACAAGTGCGGCCAACAAGGAGAGAAGAAGACCTGCGacaaatgccaccaacaatacatggacggcttcccctcccccctccaggcattcctcgaggatagGTTGCCAGGCTTTAGTTGTCAAGAGGTGGTGAACGATGAGAAGGAAGACCCAAATTACCCACCCGCCGCATCCCACTTGGGACACTGTGGTGGTTccggccagtgctgcccactgccaatgggtttcagAGGGCATTTCCACAAGGGCAGCATCAGTGATATGACTGGCCATCAccatcaccttgatagcctatag
- a CDS encoding variant erythrocyte surface antigen-1 beta subunit, whose translation MLSGELKEPLKEALEKVLDVVLVVVKKLVVGVTSKKNVNGKREAQEALTKAMKGLETAKGDLENGLNGKLDEAKLKLESLSKKDGKGLLKEMWDAIRDETEKSLSNFIEVSIGELQLDPGKDRASEFIHKYYTSIKSNDTKVITTLIDQLAQGLQKWVGWQEGGNSFGPNITQNGIARKWAAGKAGEEYRSSYDNDLGSLCTWTNVVNGTKGTTTNDPSKVHLLARIFLGSVCLIWSGFSQLGFLTGGIGKDRWEKGTLSSESDGLGSFMAAMGYDLERLNQEKGLGE comes from the exons ATGCTCTCAGGGGAACTAAAGGAGCCACTAAAGGAGGCCCTAGAGAAGGTATTAGAtgtagtactggtggtaGTGAAGAAACTAGTGGTGGGGGTGACGAGTAAGAAGAATGTGAATGGGAAAAGGGAAGCTCAGGAGGCACTAACGAAGGCAATGAAAGGACTGGAGACGGCTAAGGGGGACCTAGAGAATGGGCTGAATGGGAAACTAGATGAGGCTAAGTTGAAACTAGAGAGTCTGTCAAAGAAAGATGGTAAAGGATTGCTAAAGGAAATGTGGGATGCAATTAGAGATGAGACAgagaaatcactatcaaattTCATTGAAGTGTCCATAGGGGAACTACAACTAGATCCTGGTAAGGATAGGGCCAGTGAGTTCATCCATAAG TATTACACTAGTATTAAAAGCAATGATACCAAGGTCATAAcgacactgatagaccagttggcccagggactacagaagtgggttgggtggcaggaagGGGGAAACTCATTCGGCCCCAATATTACTCAAAACGGAATTGCCAGGAAATGGGCTGCCGGGAAAGCAGGGGAAGAGTATCGTTCATCATATGATAATGACCTTGGTTCATTGTGTACATGGACCAATGTAGtcaatggcaccaaag GTACTACTACTAATGACCCCTctaaggtccacctcctggcgcgtattttcctagggtcagtatgtctcatctggagtggattcagtcagttggggttcctaacggGTGGAATTGGGAAGGATAGGTGGGAGAAGGGTACACTGAGTAGTGAGAGTGATGGTCTCGgatcattcatggcggccatgggctatgacctggagaggttgaatcaggAAAAGGGACTAGGTGAATAG
- a CDS encoding putative integral membrane protein: protein MDTITCGTLVLVLLWLYLCCQILGFLLTIIGKYSTPLLLQFYYLLSSTTALLPTVTTLSTLLLGTCLWQCKNAGYLVSPMTRYHWVLLVLLVILQIVAVVMEYMGLQGFDGIGGFGVEWTYPIYGIAVVILGILGGTLYCGWKCNLFCRPCCKSQYMCYGSAIVVVLVILIVLAVTASIVRFLDSRGFVGYEQPTDGQNEILTIGYFCYIIIPITQIYTITVLWNTTFKLPYTVLEVVALLASALAVASLLAVVGGTQDHQVAIVYSLLTLHLVSLGITWYCLQYKEVFHWPKQYLCFGLLAAVVILVAFVLVVIHIVDPNEQKDEAVQYILLGYSMVLMVPTLWYAYRCGLLTWKWNSCIPKKSGLKATDTAENKAAGTDITTE, encoded by the coding sequence ATGGATACTATTACATGTGGTACACTAGTATTGGTACTGTTATGGCTCTACCTGTGTTGCCAGATATTGGGTTTCTTGTTGACTATCATAGGAAAGTATAGCACTCCATTACTACTACAGTTCTATTACTTACTATCCAGTACTACTGCATTACTACCTACAGTTACCACACTATCTACTCTATTGCTAGGAACATGTCTGTGGCAATGCAAAAATGCTGGGTACCTCGTGTCGCCAATGACCCGATATCATTGGGTGCTACTGGTGCTACTAGTAATACTACAGATAGTGGCAGTGGTAATGGAGTATATGGGTCTACAGGGATTTGATGGTATCGGAGGCTTTGGTGTCGAATGGACATATCCCATTTACGGTATAGCAGTGGTGATACTTGGTAtactaggtggtaccctATACTGCGGCTGGAAGTGTAACCTGTTTTGTAGACCATGCTGCAAGAGCCAATACATGTGCTATGGTAGTGCaatagtggtagtactggtgATTCTTATAGTATTAGCTGTAACAGCCTCCATTGTACGTTTCTTGGACAGCAGAGGATTCGTTGGTTACGAACAGCCTACTGATGGGCAGAACGAGATTCTGACTATTGGTTACTTTTGCTACATAATAATACCTATTACGCAGATTTACACCATTACAGTGTTATGGAATACAACTTTTAAACTACCCTATACGGTACTAGAAGTGGTTGCCCTACTAGCGTCGGCACTGGCAGTGGCCTCTTTATTGGCAGTAGTTGGAGGTACTCAGGATCACCAAGTTGCTATCGTATACTCCCTTTTAACACTTCATCTGGTGTCACTGGGAATTACCTGGTACTGCCTGCAATATAAAGAGGTATTCCACTGGCCCAAGCAGTACCTGTGTTTTGGGTTACTGGCAGCAGTGGTAATACTAGTAGCATTTGTACTGGTAGTGATACATATTGTGGACCCTAACGAACAGAAGGATGAAGCTGTGCAATACATCCTTCTGGGCTACTCAATGGTACTGATGGTACCTACAttgtggtatgcataccgatGTGGTCTATTGACATGGAAGTGGAATTCTTGTATCCCCAAGAAAAGCGGTCTCAAGGCTACTGACACTGCTGAAAACAAGGCAGCAGGCACTGATATCACAACAGAGTAG
- a CDS encoding SmORF protein (Small Open Reading Frame (SmORF)) gives MVAFNMLWKFSLVVALGLSATATSTEVAQEKPKKESFVSRFFGKSEEPDTKPQEVLEAAKTDKGKGGLPNYDVEWLLESKPENRAALLKAIPSDLATHVPKDYKKRMWSGIEEYMYVFFKIYATEWYLLPEPESRAALRYVLPRDLAAKVPEDCNEPIKTDVEKDIRRLFSETFQKERLTHGWSYQGNS, from the coding sequence ATGGTAGCCttcaacatgttatggaagTTCAGTCTGGTGGTGGCACTTGGGCTGTCTGCCACCGCCACTTCTACTGAGGTAGCCCAGGAGAAACCAAAGAAGGAATCGTTCGTAAGCAGATTCTTTGGTAAGAGTGAAGAGCCTGACACAAAACCTCAAGAGGTACTTGAAGCAGCAAAGACAGACAAGGGTAAAGGAGGTCTCCCCAACTACGATGTTGAATGGCTTCTGGAATCCAAACCGGAAAACAGAGCTGCCTTACTTAAGGCGATACCAAGCGATTTAGCCACGCATGTGCCAAAAGACTACAAAAAGCGAATGTGGTCAGGAATAGAAGAATATATGTATGTATTTTTCAAAATATATGCCACTGAATGGTATCTGCTACCTGAGCCAGAAAGTAGAGCTGCACTACGTTACGTGTTGCCAAGGGATTTGGCAGCAAAGGTTCCAGAggactgtaatgaaccaataaAAACCGACGTGGAGAAAGACATTAGGAGGTTATTCTCAGAGACTTTCCAAAAGGAGAGATTGACGCATGGATGGTCGTATCAAGGCAATTCGTAA